The following proteins come from a genomic window of Corallococcus sp. NCRR:
- a CDS encoding citrate synthase encodes MPKDTLTVTDNRTGKTYEIPIENGCIRTPDLRQIKTGSDDFGLMGYDPAFLNTANCKSAITFIDGDKGILEYRGYPIEQLAEKSSFLEVAYLLLKGQLPTQKELENFTFNVTHHTLVHENIKSFIDGFRYDAHPMAMLGSTVAALSAFYPDAKNIKDARSREIQITRLIAKMPTLAAFSYRHAMGLPFVYPDNDLSYVANFLAMIKRIGTSAFKVHPTLEKALDVLFILHADHEQNCSTTSVRTVGSSQVDPYSAVAAGVGALYGPLHGGANEAVLRMLREIGSKANIPEFIKQVKGGEGEKKLMGFGHRVYKSYDPRAKVIKRVADEVFDVTGKNPLLEIALELERIALEDEYFVKRKLYPNVDFYSGLIYEAMGFQAEMFPVLFAIPRTVGWCAQWEEMVTDNEQKIARPRQVFTGAARRDYVAQDKRK; translated from the coding sequence GCGCCAGATCAAGACCGGCAGCGATGACTTCGGTCTGATGGGTTACGACCCCGCGTTCCTGAACACGGCGAACTGTAAGAGCGCCATCACGTTCATCGACGGCGACAAGGGCATCCTGGAGTACCGCGGCTACCCCATCGAGCAGCTCGCGGAGAAGTCCTCCTTCCTGGAGGTGGCCTACCTGCTGCTGAAGGGCCAGCTGCCCACGCAGAAGGAGCTGGAGAACTTCACGTTCAACGTGACCCACCACACGCTGGTGCACGAGAACATCAAGTCCTTCATCGACGGGTTCCGCTACGACGCGCACCCCATGGCGATGCTGGGCTCCACGGTGGCGGCGCTGTCCGCGTTCTACCCGGACGCGAAGAACATCAAGGACGCGCGCAGCCGTGAGATCCAGATCACGCGCCTCATCGCGAAGATGCCCACCCTGGCCGCGTTCTCGTACCGCCACGCCATGGGCCTGCCGTTCGTCTACCCGGACAACGACCTGTCCTACGTCGCCAACTTCCTGGCGATGATCAAGCGCATCGGCACGAGCGCCTTCAAGGTGCACCCCACGCTGGAGAAGGCGCTGGACGTGCTCTTCATCCTGCACGCGGACCACGAGCAGAACTGCTCCACCACGTCCGTGCGCACGGTGGGCTCGTCGCAGGTGGACCCCTACTCCGCGGTCGCCGCGGGCGTGGGCGCGCTCTACGGCCCGCTGCACGGCGGCGCCAACGAGGCGGTGCTCCGCATGCTCCGCGAGATTGGCAGCAAGGCCAACATCCCGGAGTTCATCAAGCAGGTGAAGGGCGGCGAGGGCGAGAAGAAGCTCATGGGCTTCGGCCACCGCGTCTACAAGTCCTACGACCCGCGCGCGAAGGTCATCAAGCGCGTGGCGGATGAAGTGTTCGACGTGACGGGCAAGAACCCGCTGCTGGAGATCGCCCTCGAACTGGAGCGCATCGCGCTCGAGGACGAGTACTTCGTGAAGCGCAAGCTGTACCCCAACGTCGACTTCTACTCGGGCCTCATCTACGAGGCGATGGGCTTCCAGGCGGAGATGTTCCCCGTCCTGTTCGCCATCCCCCGCACGGTGGGCTGGTGCGCGCAGTGGGAGGAGATGGTGACGGACAACGAGCAGAAGATCGCCCGTCCCCGCCAGGTCTTCACCGGCGCCGCGCGCCGCGACTACGTGGCGCAGGACAAGCGCAAGTAG
- the lepB gene encoding signal peptidase I: MSTASPSMKLGAAMAARRTPEQLKARRQLMWRELLTSLWAPLCGVGLAFIPYVTLIEMAPGTASWAQPLMKGFGLLMVVAFFGLLVWRNASKKESLLRTLRHEAHELISEDERILARLGTKVSPAVAERITEQALRVENASVAGNPEALRTETQALEKLTQEHLGAYRKQSVWDFLGGFGKALLIAVIIRTVLIEPYRIPSGSMLPTLQIGDQVFVNKFIYGVRIPYTNYVPFRIVREPKRGDVIVFNNPVDESKDFIKRVIGIPGDTVELVDGVVRINGEAQPRTLVTPDYVVHNQDDLTGRWFDQEEVLYREDLGGVVHSSLQHPMRLPGREHEGPYTVPANSVFVMGDNRDNSADSRYNLGGPGGAEVAYVPYGHIKGKAMVVWLSLGWGGLLGNLFGGTGLRVDRFFEPVR; encoded by the coding sequence ATGAGCACGGCCAGTCCTTCCATGAAGCTGGGAGCGGCCATGGCCGCGCGCCGCACCCCGGAGCAGCTCAAGGCCCGCCGTCAGTTGATGTGGCGCGAGCTGCTCACCAGCCTCTGGGCCCCGCTGTGTGGTGTGGGCCTGGCGTTCATCCCGTACGTCACGCTCATTGAGATGGCGCCCGGGACCGCGTCCTGGGCCCAGCCCCTGATGAAGGGCTTCGGCCTGCTGATGGTCGTGGCCTTCTTCGGGCTGCTGGTGTGGCGCAACGCCTCCAAGAAGGAGTCGCTGCTGCGCACGCTGCGCCATGAGGCGCACGAGCTCATCTCCGAGGACGAGCGCATCCTCGCGCGCCTGGGCACGAAGGTGTCCCCGGCCGTGGCGGAGCGCATCACCGAGCAGGCCCTGCGCGTGGAGAACGCGTCCGTGGCGGGCAACCCGGAAGCACTGCGCACGGAGACGCAGGCGCTGGAGAAGCTCACCCAGGAGCACCTGGGCGCGTACCGCAAGCAGTCCGTGTGGGACTTCCTGGGCGGCTTCGGCAAGGCGCTGCTCATCGCGGTCATCATCCGCACGGTGCTCATCGAGCCGTACCGCATCCCGTCCGGATCCATGCTGCCCACGCTGCAGATTGGCGATCAGGTCTTCGTCAACAAGTTCATCTACGGGGTGCGCATCCCGTACACGAACTATGTCCCGTTCCGCATCGTGCGGGAGCCGAAGCGCGGGGACGTCATCGTCTTCAACAACCCGGTGGACGAGTCCAAGGACTTCATCAAGCGCGTCATTGGCATCCCCGGCGACACGGTGGAGCTCGTCGACGGGGTGGTGCGGATCAACGGCGAAGCGCAGCCGCGCACGCTGGTGACGCCGGACTACGTGGTGCACAACCAGGACGACCTGACGGGCCGCTGGTTCGACCAGGAAGAGGTGCTCTACCGCGAGGACCTGGGCGGCGTGGTGCACTCGTCGCTCCAGCACCCCATGCGCCTGCCGGGCCGCGAGCACGAGGGCCCCTACACGGTGCCCGCCAACAGCGTCTTCGTGATGGGCGACAACCGGGACAACAGCGCGGACAGCCGCTACAACCTGGGCGGCCCGGGCGGCGCCGAGGTCGCCTACGTGCCGTACGGCCACATCAAGGGCAAGGCCATGGTCGTCTGGCTGTCGCTCGGTTGGGGCGGGCTGCTGGGCAACCTGTTCGGCGGCACGGGCCTGCGGGTCGACCGCTTCTTCGAACCGGTGCGCTGA
- the carA gene encoding glutamine-hydrolyzing carbamoyl-phosphate synthase small subunit, producing MTKRAVLALADGTTFEGRAFGASGETVGEVVFNTSMYGYQEILTDPSYVGQIVTMAYPEMGNIGANAADEEAGLPHAVGMVVRSLTKTPSNWRSQETLDAYLARHGRVGIEGVDTRRLVRHLRTHGAQTGIISTENVSAAALSERARAATGMEGLDLATGVSCKEPYVFTTPSPDVFLAPGDKRPEPELKYDVIAYDYGLKRSMLQYLVDVGCRVTVVPSHFTAEQVLAKKPHGVFLANGPGDPAAVKGADRTVAALLGKVPVFGICLGHQIMALALGGRTYKMKFGHRGGNQPVKDLTTGKVEITAQNHGFAVDDASLKGKAVVTHINLNDGTVEGLAVPDARAFSVQYHPEASPGPHDARYLFSRFATLMAGS from the coding sequence ATGACGAAGCGGGCGGTGCTCGCACTGGCGGATGGCACCACCTTCGAGGGACGCGCCTTTGGCGCATCCGGCGAGACGGTGGGTGAGGTGGTTTTCAACACGTCCATGTACGGCTACCAGGAGATCCTCACGGATCCCTCGTACGTGGGGCAGATCGTCACCATGGCGTACCCGGAGATGGGCAACATCGGGGCGAACGCGGCGGACGAGGAGGCGGGCCTGCCGCACGCGGTGGGCATGGTGGTGCGCTCGCTGACGAAGACGCCGTCCAACTGGCGCTCGCAGGAGACGCTGGACGCGTACCTCGCGCGCCATGGCCGCGTGGGCATCGAAGGCGTGGACACCCGCCGGCTGGTGCGCCACCTGCGCACGCACGGCGCGCAGACGGGCATCATCTCCACGGAGAACGTGTCCGCCGCGGCCCTGTCCGAGCGCGCGCGAGCCGCCACCGGCATGGAGGGCCTGGACCTGGCCACGGGCGTGTCCTGCAAGGAGCCCTACGTCTTCACCACGCCGTCCCCGGACGTGTTCCTGGCCCCGGGTGACAAGCGCCCGGAGCCGGAGCTGAAGTACGACGTCATCGCGTACGACTACGGCCTCAAGCGCTCCATGCTCCAGTACCTGGTGGACGTGGGCTGCCGCGTGACGGTGGTGCCGTCCCACTTCACGGCGGAGCAGGTGCTGGCGAAGAAGCCGCACGGCGTCTTCCTGGCCAACGGCCCGGGCGACCCGGCCGCGGTGAAGGGCGCGGACCGCACGGTGGCGGCGCTCCTGGGCAAGGTGCCGGTGTTCGGCATCTGCCTGGGGCATCAGATCATGGCGCTCGCGCTGGGCGGCCGGACGTACAAGATGAAGTTCGGCCACCGTGGCGGCAACCAGCCCGTGAAGGACCTCACCACGGGCAAGGTGGAGATCACCGCGCAGAACCACGGCTTCGCGGTGGACGACGCCAGCCTCAAGGGCAAGGCCGTCGTCACGCACATCAACCTGAATGACGGCACGGTGGAGGGCCTGGCCGTTCCGGACGCGCGGGCCTTCAGCGTGCAGTACCACCCCGAGGCTTCGCCCGGCCCTCACGACGCGCGCTACCTGTTCAGCCGCTTCGCGACGCTGATGGCGGGTTCGTAG
- a CDS encoding bifunctional nuclease family protein, with the protein MKTSNRANFFVAPFTAVVLALGGALFLPAFGIPGAIAASDKAEGNKEKPCVTEKGSDPKACSELVELEVKDVVPLMEAQTHAVVLTTKDGETVLPLFVDEGAAVSIAFRLAERPPPQPLSQDLLDDVVSKLGGKVTEVRIDDLRDNVYSGRVFLQQGKKELALDARPSDSIAMAMHSQARIRVTRKVLSMAGISRAEIEALQKQQDLGVGGSGGLGEEDMGPLPPPPPMGPSAGHPKPPSEDIGMDHSVQPLMEPMGKGQEIDL; encoded by the coding sequence GTGAAAACGTCCAACCGCGCCAACTTCTTCGTCGCTCCGTTCACGGCCGTGGTGCTGGCGCTGGGGGGAGCGTTGTTCCTTCCCGCGTTCGGGATCCCCGGCGCCATCGCCGCCTCCGACAAGGCGGAAGGGAACAAAGAGAAGCCCTGCGTCACCGAGAAGGGCAGCGACCCCAAGGCCTGCTCGGAGCTGGTGGAGCTGGAAGTGAAGGACGTGGTGCCCTTGATGGAGGCGCAGACGCACGCCGTCGTGCTGACCACCAAGGACGGGGAGACGGTGCTGCCCCTCTTCGTGGACGAGGGCGCGGCGGTCTCCATCGCCTTCCGCCTCGCGGAGCGTCCGCCCCCGCAGCCCCTGTCCCAGGACCTGCTGGACGACGTGGTGTCCAAGCTGGGCGGGAAGGTGACCGAGGTCCGCATCGATGACCTGCGCGACAACGTCTACTCCGGCCGCGTCTTCCTCCAGCAGGGCAAGAAGGAGCTGGCGCTGGACGCGCGGCCTTCGGACTCCATCGCCATGGCCATGCACAGCCAGGCCCGCATCCGCGTGACGCGCAAGGTGCTGAGCATGGCGGGCATCAGCCGCGCGGAGATTGAGGCCCTCCAGAAGCAGCAGGACCTGGGCGTGGGCGGCAGTGGCGGCCTGGGCGAGGAGGACATGGGGCCCCTGCCCCCGCCGCCGCCCATGGGCCCCAGCGCCGGCCACCCGAAGCCGCCCTCGGAGGACATCGGCATGGACCACTCCGTGCAGCCGCTGATGGAGCCCATGGGCAAGGGCCAGGAGATCGACCTCTAG
- a CDS encoding dihydroorotase gives MTPTVLFQRARVIDPRNGVDGVRDVLVTDGRVAQVSEAPLPVPKDGRVVDATNQWLVPGFIDLHVHLREPGEEGKETVLTGCRAAVAGGFTGVVAMPNTKVVNDSAMVTELVLSRARDAGLCHVYPAGAITKGLKGEELSEAGELIGAGCVALTDDGRPVMNAGLMRRVLQYATQFDVPVMVHEEDLTLSAGGAMHEGATSTRLGLRGIPSSAEVAMVARDLVLLEETKGRLHVAHVSCEGSVRLIREAKKRGLRVTCEVAPHHFTLDDRAVGDYDTHAKMAPPLRSDVDVKALREALVDGTVDAIATDHAPHGVSDKLVEFEKGINGIVGLETSLGLTLALVHEGVLTPRRAVELLSDGPARVFGLPGGHLAPGAPADITLVSPLEEWTVDAHRFYSRSRNTPFHGRTLKGRVTQTWVGGRCVFEDGQLKESR, from the coding sequence ATGACCCCCACGGTGCTCTTCCAGCGGGCGCGCGTCATCGACCCGCGTAATGGCGTGGACGGCGTTCGGGACGTGCTCGTGACGGACGGACGGGTGGCCCAGGTGTCGGAGGCCCCGCTGCCCGTGCCCAAGGACGGGCGGGTGGTGGACGCCACGAACCAGTGGCTGGTGCCGGGCTTCATCGACCTGCACGTGCACCTGCGCGAGCCGGGCGAAGAGGGCAAGGAGACGGTCCTCACCGGCTGCCGCGCGGCGGTGGCGGGCGGCTTCACCGGCGTCGTCGCCATGCCCAACACCAAGGTGGTGAACGACAGCGCGATGGTCACGGAGCTGGTGCTGTCGCGCGCCCGGGACGCGGGCCTGTGCCACGTGTACCCGGCCGGCGCCATCACCAAGGGGCTCAAGGGCGAGGAGCTGTCGGAGGCGGGCGAGCTGATTGGCGCCGGCTGCGTGGCCCTCACCGACGACGGCCGCCCGGTGATGAACGCGGGCCTGATGCGCCGGGTGCTCCAGTACGCCACGCAGTTCGACGTGCCGGTGATGGTGCACGAGGAGGACCTCACCCTGTCCGCCGGTGGCGCCATGCATGAAGGCGCCACGTCCACGCGGCTGGGCCTGCGCGGCATCCCGTCCTCCGCGGAGGTGGCCATGGTGGCGCGCGACCTGGTGCTCCTGGAGGAGACGAAGGGCCGCCTGCACGTGGCGCACGTGTCCTGCGAGGGCAGCGTGCGGCTCATCCGCGAGGCCAAGAAGCGCGGCCTGCGCGTCACCTGCGAGGTGGCGCCGCACCACTTCACCCTGGATGACCGGGCGGTGGGGGACTACGACACCCACGCGAAGATGGCGCCGCCGCTCCGGAGCGACGTGGACGTGAAGGCGCTGCGCGAGGCCCTGGTGGATGGCACGGTGGACGCCATCGCCACGGACCACGCGCCGCACGGCGTGTCCGACAAGCTGGTGGAGTTCGAGAAGGGCATCAACGGCATCGTCGGGCTGGAGACGTCCCTGGGGCTCACGCTGGCGCTGGTGCACGAAGGCGTGCTCACCCCGCGCCGGGCGGTGGAGCTCCTGTCGGACGGGCCGGCGAGGGTATTCGGCCTGCCGGGCGGTCACCTGGCGCCTGGTGCCCCGGCGGACATCACGCTGGTGTCCCCTTTGGAGGAGTGGACGGTGGATGCCCACCGGTTCTATTCCCGCAGTCGCAACACGCCCTTCCACGGGCGCACGCTGAAGGGCCGCGTGACGCAGACGTGGGTGGGTGGCCGGTGTGTGTTCGAGGACGGTCAGCTCAAGGAGTCGCGGTGA
- a CDS encoding AMP-dependent synthetase/ligase, which yields MDLPKTMLHALHDQAARLEHRPALWSRHGGAYVPTSWFDYAQRVKRFALGLHALGFQDGDPLGILSFNREAWHVADLGAMALGGVPVGLYTTSSVDQLVYILGHCEARFLLVENAKHLATGLEVQKRLPALKHLIVVDAPTPLPEGVLRYADVLTSGANADEAPYWDGVHALHPDALATLIYTSGTTGQPKGVALSHRNLAWTSKQLGDTLGFRDMEDERLVSYLPLSHVAEQIVSLHSPLLLGMQVYFADSLDALGKNLTEVRPTLFFAVPRVWEKFKTKAEEGLAAQPPMKRRLVEWARATALERNTRVLSQERVPSFMEAKFALAQRLVFQPLKTRIGLEKAKLFSTSAAPIGRDVLDFFASIDVVLLEVWGMTEVSGPATVSTPECARLGTVGRPMLGVEVRIAEDGEILVKGGNVCLGYHRNPEATQELLADGWLHSGDVGQLDSEGFLRITGRKKEIIVTSGGKKTSPANIEELLKAVSPVGHALVVGDRRNYLVALVTLEPDRVRKLAREKGWPEDVATLVNDARLQQHLQESFEREVNPKLSRFETIKRFRVLTGEFSIDGGELTPSMKMRRKVVEQKYADVIEALYREPGAVAAHG from the coding sequence ATGGACCTGCCCAAGACGATGCTGCATGCGCTCCATGACCAGGCCGCGCGGCTGGAACACCGCCCGGCGCTCTGGTCCCGCCATGGAGGCGCCTATGTCCCCACCTCGTGGTTCGACTATGCCCAGCGCGTCAAGCGCTTCGCCCTGGGGCTGCACGCGCTGGGGTTCCAGGACGGCGACCCGCTGGGCATCCTGAGCTTCAACCGCGAGGCGTGGCACGTCGCGGACCTGGGGGCCATGGCCCTGGGCGGCGTGCCGGTGGGGCTCTACACCACCAGCAGCGTGGATCAGCTCGTCTACATCCTGGGCCACTGTGAGGCCCGCTTCCTGCTGGTGGAGAACGCGAAGCACCTGGCCACCGGCCTGGAGGTCCAGAAGCGGCTGCCCGCGCTCAAGCACCTCATCGTGGTGGACGCGCCCACCCCGCTGCCCGAGGGCGTGCTGCGCTACGCGGACGTGCTGACCTCCGGCGCGAACGCGGATGAAGCCCCCTACTGGGACGGCGTCCACGCGCTCCACCCGGACGCGCTGGCCACGCTCATCTACACGTCTGGGACGACCGGCCAGCCCAAGGGCGTGGCCCTGAGCCACCGCAACCTCGCCTGGACGTCCAAGCAGTTGGGCGACACCCTGGGCTTCCGGGACATGGAGGACGAGCGGCTGGTGTCGTACCTGCCGCTGTCCCACGTCGCGGAGCAGATCGTCTCCCTGCACAGCCCGCTGCTGCTGGGCATGCAGGTGTACTTCGCGGACTCGCTGGACGCCCTGGGAAAGAACCTCACGGAGGTGCGTCCCACCCTCTTCTTCGCCGTGCCGCGCGTCTGGGAGAAGTTCAAGACGAAGGCGGAGGAGGGCCTGGCCGCGCAGCCGCCCATGAAGCGCCGGCTGGTGGAGTGGGCCCGCGCCACGGCGCTGGAGCGCAACACGCGCGTCCTCAGCCAGGAGCGCGTGCCGTCGTTCATGGAGGCCAAGTTCGCGCTGGCCCAGCGGCTGGTGTTCCAGCCGTTGAAGACGCGCATCGGCCTGGAGAAGGCGAAGCTGTTCTCCACCTCCGCGGCGCCCATTGGACGGGACGTGCTGGACTTCTTCGCCTCCATCGACGTCGTCCTCCTGGAGGTCTGGGGCATGACGGAGGTGTCCGGCCCCGCCACGGTGAGCACCCCCGAGTGTGCCCGGCTGGGCACGGTGGGCCGCCCCATGCTGGGCGTGGAGGTGCGCATCGCGGAGGACGGGGAGATCCTCGTGAAGGGCGGCAACGTGTGCCTGGGCTACCACCGCAACCCGGAGGCCACGCAGGAGCTGCTGGCGGACGGGTGGCTGCACTCGGGTGACGTGGGGCAGCTGGACTCCGAGGGCTTCCTGCGCATCACCGGGCGCAAGAAGGAGATCATCGTCACCTCCGGCGGCAAGAAGACGTCCCCCGCCAACATCGAAGAGCTGCTCAAGGCCGTGTCCCCGGTGGGGCACGCGCTGGTGGTGGGCGATAGGCGCAACTACCTGGTGGCGCTGGTGACGCTGGAGCCGGACCGGGTGCGGAAGCTGGCGCGGGAGAAGGGCTGGCCGGAGGACGTGGCCACGCTGGTGAACGACGCGCGGCTCCAGCAGCACCTGCAGGAGTCCTTCGAGCGGGAGGTGAACCCGAAGCTGTCGCGCTTCGAGACCATCAAGCGCTTCCGCGTGCTGACGGGGGAGTTCTCCATCGACGGCGGGGAGCTCACGCCCAGCATGAAGATGCGCCGCAAGGTGGTGGAGCAGAAGTACGCGGACGTCATCGAAGCGCTCTACCGCGAGCCGGGGGCCGTCGCCGCCCACGGCTAG
- a CDS encoding aspartate carbamoyltransferase catalytic subunit, which translates to MRHLLGIAGWRRDELEALLDRAQAHLPGGPDASHVLRGRVVANLFFEDSTRTRSSFEVAARKLGADVLNWSYAGSSVSKGETLLDTARNIEAMGPAVIVIRHRSSGAPGLVARHVKCAVVNAGDGAHEHPSQALLDAFTLRQRWGRLDGRTVLIVGDVLHSRVARSNLLCLKALGARVVLCGPPTLLPPGLEEMGGEVTHQLDAVLPQADAVMCLRLQTERMSEAFLPSQREYSRLFGVTPARAERMKPDALVLHPGPINRGVELSPVVADGPRSVILEQVANGVAVRRAILEACAS; encoded by the coding sequence ATGAGACATCTTCTCGGAATCGCAGGCTGGCGGCGGGACGAGCTGGAAGCACTGCTCGACCGCGCCCAGGCACACCTGCCCGGCGGACCGGATGCCTCGCACGTGCTGCGGGGCCGCGTCGTGGCGAACCTCTTCTTCGAGGACTCCACCCGGACGCGCTCCTCCTTCGAGGTGGCCGCGCGGAAGCTGGGCGCGGACGTCCTCAACTGGAGCTACGCGGGCTCGTCCGTGTCCAAGGGGGAGACGCTCCTGGACACCGCGCGCAACATCGAAGCCATGGGGCCGGCGGTCATCGTCATCCGCCACCGCTCCTCGGGCGCGCCGGGGCTCGTGGCTCGCCACGTGAAGTGCGCGGTGGTCAACGCGGGCGACGGCGCGCATGAGCACCCGTCCCAGGCCCTGCTGGACGCCTTCACCCTGCGCCAGCGCTGGGGCCGCCTGGACGGGCGCACGGTGCTGATTGTCGGAGACGTGCTGCACAGCCGCGTGGCGCGCTCCAATCTCCTGTGCCTGAAGGCGCTGGGGGCGCGTGTCGTGCTCTGCGGACCGCCCACCCTCCTGCCGCCAGGGCTGGAGGAGATGGGCGGGGAGGTGACGCACCAGTTGGACGCCGTGCTGCCCCAGGCGGACGCGGTGATGTGCCTGAGGCTGCAGACGGAGCGCATGTCGGAAGCCTTCCTGCCGTCCCAGCGGGAGTACTCGCGGCTGTTCGGTGTCACGCCCGCCCGCGCGGAGCGGATGAAGCCGGACGCCCTCGTGCTGCACCCGGGCCCCATCAACCGCGGCGTGGAGCTGTCGCCGGTGGTGGCGGACGGGCCTCGCAGCGTCATTCTGGAGCAGGTGGCCAACGGCGTCGCGGTGCGCCGGGCCATCCTGGAGGCGTGCGCATCATGA
- the pyk gene encoding pyruvate kinase, with amino-acid sequence MRKAKIICTLGPASDSREVIEGLVKAGMNVARLNFSHGTHDEHRQRVQRIRAVSKKLGVPVAILQDVQGPKVRLGRFEGGQLMVTAGDTVTVTTRAVMGQGKLIPTPVRTLPRDVAKGHEVLLDDGRVRLRVLKVSGQDVSCRVEVGGLLKDHKGLNLPGTAMSVPTLTEKDKVDLAFGQEVGVDYVALSFVRTAQDVRQARALVAKGKTPIISKIEKPQAVENLDAIARESDGVMVARGDLGVEMPLEQLPAIQKRAVREVNRLGGIVIVATEMLESMVLNARPTRAEVSDVANAILDGADAVMLSGETAAGRYPVDAVATMARIVEETERTGLITLPHSPFERSEDLGTGVAAAAVAASRQLNIRTIIAYTESGHSARLISEFRPGGRILGLTPNADTVNRMALYWGVTGHLVKRVSTTEAMLKQVRRLCQELRFCEPGEPFILVAGVPLNVPGNTNMMSIHRI; translated from the coding sequence ATGCGCAAGGCGAAGATCATCTGCACGCTGGGTCCGGCGTCGGACTCCAGGGAAGTCATCGAGGGGCTGGTGAAGGCGGGCATGAACGTGGCCCGGCTCAACTTCTCCCACGGCACGCACGACGAGCACCGCCAGCGCGTCCAGCGCATCCGCGCGGTGTCGAAGAAGCTGGGCGTGCCGGTGGCCATCCTCCAGGACGTGCAGGGCCCCAAGGTGCGCCTGGGGCGCTTCGAGGGCGGTCAGTTGATGGTGACGGCCGGCGACACGGTGACGGTGACGACGCGCGCGGTGATGGGCCAGGGGAAGCTCATCCCCACCCCGGTGCGCACGCTGCCCCGGGACGTGGCGAAGGGCCACGAGGTGCTCCTGGACGACGGCCGGGTGCGACTGCGCGTGCTGAAGGTGAGCGGCCAGGACGTGTCCTGCCGCGTGGAGGTGGGCGGGCTGCTCAAGGACCACAAGGGGCTCAACCTGCCCGGCACGGCCATGTCGGTGCCCACGCTGACGGAGAAGGACAAGGTGGACCTCGCCTTCGGCCAGGAGGTGGGCGTGGACTACGTGGCGCTGTCCTTCGTGCGCACCGCCCAGGACGTGCGCCAGGCGCGGGCGCTGGTGGCCAAGGGCAAGACGCCCATCATCTCCAAGATCGAGAAGCCCCAGGCGGTGGAGAACCTGGACGCCATCGCCAGGGAGTCGGACGGGGTGATGGTGGCCCGCGGAGACCTGGGCGTGGAGATGCCGCTGGAGCAGCTGCCGGCCATCCAGAAGCGCGCCGTGCGCGAGGTCAACCGCCTGGGCGGCATCGTCATCGTCGCCACGGAGATGCTGGAGAGCATGGTGCTCAACGCCCGGCCCACGCGCGCGGAGGTGTCGGACGTGGCCAACGCCATCCTCGACGGCGCGGACGCGGTGATGCTCTCCGGCGAGACGGCCGCGGGCCGCTACCCCGTGGACGCGGTGGCCACCATGGCGCGCATCGTGGAGGAGACGGAGCGCACCGGCCTCATCACCCTGCCCCACTCCCCCTTCGAGCGCTCCGAGGACCTGGGCACCGGCGTCGCCGCGGCGGCGGTGGCCGCGTCCCGGCAGCTCAACATCCGGACCATCATCGCGTACACGGAGAGCGGCCACTCCGCGCGGCTCATCTCCGAGTTCCGCCCCGGCGGACGCATCCTCGGCCTGACGCCCAACGCGGACACGGTGAACCGGATGGCGCTCTACTGGGGCGTGACGGGCCACCTGGTGAAGCGCGTCAGCACCACGGAGGCCATGCTCAAGCAGGTGCGCCGGCTCTGTCAGGAGCTGCGCTTCTGCGAACCGGGCGAGCCCTTCATCCTGGTGGCCGGCGTGCCGCTCAACGTGCCGGGCAACACCAACATGATGAGCATCCACCGCATCTGA